A single region of the Longimicrobium terrae genome encodes:
- a CDS encoding RagB/SusD family nutrient uptake outer membrane protein, giving the protein MHIRRFLPLAAGMLAVAGCSDLTVPDYQNPPLDDLLVNPTVSTVLQAATGVLQGSRQDADTYVRFAGIVGREGYFLDPNESRYVTRVFNGNAQASNFTGSSYWTTPYRNIRTANILMAALDNPAVDLPAADEEAIRGFAKTIQALDYMQILNTREKIPVRVNSPLDSITTPPPIAERAEAMAFISALLDDGRTHLAAAGPTFPFPTPSGLNNFGFNTPAQFIRFNRALKARIEVYRARVANDSTAFVAARYQDALTAIGQSFINEDITTGDPMTDRTRLNFGVYQTYSSGSGDVANTLNDPSGKTVADSTLVTRAQSNGALKDARVRYKTERASGSLVGSLGSDLRFTIYSYRPFYGPGGQSSPIPMIRNEELILLRAEARWFTGNKAGALADINNIRQNSGGLAAIAEPANDFAFINALLYERRYSLLFEGGHSWADYRRFGMLAKLRALGTQRTGSNVAAWFPLPANETLPRS; this is encoded by the coding sequence ATGCACATTCGCAGATTTCTTCCCCTGGCGGCCGGGATGCTGGCCGTGGCGGGGTGCTCGGACCTTACCGTTCCGGACTACCAGAACCCGCCGCTGGACGACCTGCTGGTGAACCCCACGGTCTCCACGGTGCTGCAGGCGGCCACCGGGGTGCTGCAGGGGAGCCGGCAGGACGCCGACACCTACGTGCGCTTCGCGGGAATCGTGGGACGCGAGGGATACTTCCTGGACCCCAATGAGTCGCGCTACGTGACCCGGGTGTTCAACGGAAACGCCCAGGCCAGCAACTTCACGGGCAGCTCGTACTGGACCACGCCGTACCGGAACATCCGCACCGCCAACATCCTGATGGCGGCGCTGGACAACCCGGCCGTGGACCTGCCCGCCGCCGACGAGGAAGCCATCCGCGGCTTCGCGAAGACGATTCAGGCGCTGGACTACATGCAGATCCTGAACACCCGCGAAAAGATTCCGGTGCGGGTGAATTCGCCGCTGGACTCCATCACCACGCCGCCTCCCATCGCGGAGCGCGCCGAGGCCATGGCGTTCATCAGCGCGCTGCTGGACGACGGGCGCACGCACCTGGCGGCGGCGGGGCCCACCTTTCCCTTCCCCACCCCGTCGGGGCTGAACAACTTCGGCTTCAACACGCCGGCGCAGTTCATCCGCTTCAACCGCGCCCTCAAGGCGCGCATCGAGGTGTACCGCGCCCGGGTGGCCAACGACTCCACGGCGTTCGTGGCCGCCCGCTACCAGGACGCGCTCACGGCGATCGGCCAGTCGTTCATCAACGAAGACATCACCACGGGCGATCCCATGACGGACCGCACGCGGCTGAACTTCGGCGTCTACCAGACGTACAGTTCGGGCTCGGGCGACGTGGCCAACACGCTGAACGACCCCAGCGGCAAGACGGTTGCGGACAGCACGCTGGTGACGCGCGCGCAGAGCAACGGCGCGCTCAAGGACGCCCGCGTGCGCTACAAGACCGAGCGCGCCAGCGGCAGCCTGGTGGGATCGCTGGGCAGCGACCTGCGCTTCACCATCTACAGCTACCGTCCGTTCTACGGGCCGGGCGGACAGTCGTCGCCCATCCCCATGATCCGCAACGAAGAGCTGATCCTGCTGCGGGCCGAGGCCCGGTGGTTCACGGGCAACAAGGCGGGCGCGCTGGCGGACATCAACAACATCCGCCAGAACTCGGGCGGGCTGGCGGCGATCGCGGAGCCGGCCAACGACTTCGCCTTCATCAACGCGCTGCTGTACGAGCGCCGGTACTCGCTGCTGTTCGAGGGCGGGCACTCGTGGGCGGACTACCGCCGCTTCGGCATGCTTGCCAAGCTGCGGGCGCTGGGCACGCAGCGCACCGGCAGCAACGTGGCGGCGTGGTTCCCGCTGCCGGCCAACGAAACGCTTCCGCGCAGCTGA